Proteins from a genomic interval of Nostoc sp. TCL240-02:
- a CDS encoding BON domain-containing protein: MKKLTPFLISTLLVFGVAACDNASKTSESAPNNPNEAPQSPSVQTTEASQKDAQSETRRRQLDSDIRAREQRNNTTGGDTDRAKGDLASEVRSKLEANIPKGQLTVDATKDGVVTVGGTVNNQQELAKIETLAKEIKGVKSVVVKTTVAPPTR; the protein is encoded by the coding sequence ATGAAAAAGCTAACCCCCTTCTTAATTAGCACCCTTTTAGTTTTTGGTGTTGCTGCTTGTGATAACGCTTCTAAAACAAGCGAATCTGCACCGAATAATCCTAATGAAGCTCCACAATCACCAAGTGTACAGACAACAGAAGCTTCTCAAAAAGACGCACAAAGTGAAACTCGCAGAAGACAACTTGATTCTGATATCCGAGCCCGCGAACAGCGCAATAATACCACTGGTGGCGATACAGATAGAGCTAAAGGTGACTTAGCAAGTGAAGTTCGATCCAAGTTAGAGGCAAACATACCCAAGGGTCAACTAACAGTTGATGCCACAAAGGATGGAGTTGTGACTGTCGGAGGAACTGTTAACAATCAGCAAGAGTTGGCTAAAATTGAAACTTTAGCTAAAGAAATCAAAGGTGTGAAAAGTGTAGTTGTTAAAACAACTGTTGCCCCACCAACAAGGTAA